TCGGCTGCACCGGGGGTTCGGTCCGCGCCGGCTGCCTCGTGGCGGCGGTCCCCGGGGGATTCGGTCCGCAAGGGCGTAAAAGACCCCGCCCGGCGCGGACCGAACCCCCCGGGGACCGCCGCCGTCTTTCGAAGATACGAAACAACGTACAGGGGGGCCGTGGAGAACACGGCAAGGCGCCTACCCCTTGACGATGCGCGCCATCTCCCGCACGGCGGCCTCCATGCCCACGTATATGCTGCGCGCCACGATGCTGAAGCCTATGGCGTAGCCCGTTATCTCCCTTACGGCAAGCAGCGGCCTTACGTTCCTGAAGTCGAGGCCGTGGCCCGCGTGGACAGCGAGGCCGAGACTCGAGGCCAGCGCCGCGGCGTCGGCGATCCTCTCAAGCTCGTCCGCGTGCCCGCCGCGCCTGAAGCGTTCGGCATAGGGGCCGGTGTGTATCTCCACGCCGTCGGCGCCGAGGGCGCGCGCCCTCTCTATCATCGCGCGGTCCGCGTCGATGAAGAGGTTGACCCTGATACCCGCGTCCCGCAGGCGCGCAATGAAGGGTTTGAGCGAGTCGAAGCGTCCGTCCACGTCGAGCCCGCCCTCGGTGGTGAGCTCCGCCCTGCGCTCGGGCACCAGCGTCGCCATGTCAGGTCCCACCTCGACGGCTATGTCGCCCATCTCGTCGACGGCGGCCATCTCCAGGTTGAGCTCGGTCTTGATCGTCTCGCGCAGCAGGCGCAGGTCGCGGTCCTGGATGTGACGCCGGTCCTCGCGCAGGTGAACGGTTATGCCGTCGGCTCCGGCGAGCTCGGCCAGGTATGCGGCGGCCACCGGGTCCGGCTCCGTATCGAGCCGCGCCTGCCGGACCGTCGCCACGTGATCGACGTTGACCGAAAGAGTCGGCATCTCAGCAGAGCTCCTTTCTCAGTATGTCGGCCAGCTCGGCGGCCATCGTCTCGATCTGGGCGCTGTCGCGGCCCTCGACGGTTATGCGCGCAAGGGGCTCGGTGCCCGAGTACCTTATGAAGGCGCGGCCCCGGCCCGATAGCTTCTCCCTCACTCCGTCGAGGGCCTTTTGCAGAAGCGGCATCTCTTCGAGCGGACGCTTCTTGCCGACCCTCACGTTCAGGAGCACCTGGGGATAGGGGTCGAGGATCGAGGCGAGCTCGGAGAGGGGACGGCCGGAGCGCACCATCATGGCGAGCACCTGCATGGCCGTTATGATGCCGTCGCCGGTGGTGGTGTGGTCGAAGTAGACGAGGTGGCCCGACTGCTCGCCGCCGAGGTTGTATCCGCCTCTTCGCATCTCCTCGACCACGTAGCGGTCGCCGACCCTGGTCCTCACGACCCGGCCTCCCGCGCCCTCCACGACCTCCTCGAGCGCCGAGTTGCTCATCACCGTGGCCACCACGGTCCCGTTGTTCAGCGCGCCCTCCTTGAGCATGGCCGTGGCGCTCATGGCCAGCACCCTGTCGCCGTCGACGATCTCGCCCTTCTCGTCGACCAGTATACAGCGGTCGCCGTCGCCGTCGAAGGCTATCCCTATGTGGGCGCCGCTCCTCTTCACCTCCCCGGCCAGCGTCTCGGGGTGGAGCGCGCCGCAATCGAGGTTTATGTTCTCCCCGTCGGGCTTCACGCCCCGCCGGGCCACGACGTCGGCTCCGAGCTCGGTGAAGGCCTCGGGCGCGACCTTGTATGTCGCGCCGTTGGCGCAGTCGATGGCGATGCGCAGGCCGTCGAGCGTGAGGTCCTTGGGAAAGGAATTCTTGACGAAGACGACGTAGCGGCCTATGGCGCCGTTGACCCTGTAAGCCTTGCCCACCTCGCTCGCCGTGGGACGGTGGTTCGCCTCGTCGGTGCTGTTGAATATGAAGTCCTCTATCTCGAGCTCGAGCTCGTCGGGCAGCTTGAAGCCGTCGCGGGAGAAGAATTTTATGCCGTTGTCCTGGTAGGGGTTGTGGGACGCCGAGATGACCACACCGGCGTCGGCCCTCATGCTCGAGGTGATGAAGGCGATGCCCGGCGTCGGGAGCGGTCCCGTGATGTAGGCGTCCACCCCCATGGAGCAGACCCCGGCCATGAGGCTTGCCTCGATCATGTAGCCCGAAAGCCTCGTGTCCTTGCCTATTATTATCCTGTGACGGCGCGGCTCCTTCTTGAATACATAGGCTATGGCCCGGCCCAGTTGCAGCGCCGTCTCGGCCGTCATGGGCTCGATGTTGGCAATCCCCCTCACACCGTCGGTACCGAAGAGTCTCTTTTCCGCCATGACACCTCCCTCCCTGAAGAAACTCCGATTTATTCCGCCGAGGGGACCTCCCGAAAAGGGTCACGGACCCGCGGCCGCCTCAGACTCCCTCCAAGAACCTTCCGCTCACCCTTCCATCCGCCCTGGCTCTTGAGATCGCCGGAGGAGACGGGCTCCCCCGGTCCAGACAAAAAGTCTTGGGGTATCTTGCCCCCCGCCTGCCGCGGGTCGGCCCGGAGGAGGCCCGGTCCGCATATCCGAACGACAGAAGGAGCCCCTGACAGATCACCCCTGCGGAAACGCGGGGGCCTGGCCCTTCCACGGAAAGGTTCCCCCGGGGCAATCAAAGGCGCGCCTTCAAGGCGTCTGCGACGGCCGCAACAGCGCGCGCCTCGGCCACGTCGTGGACGCGCAGTATGCTCGCCCCAGCGAGGATGCAGGCCGCGTGGGCGGCCACCGTTCCGGTGAGCAGAGGGTCGCCGCCCCCCCCGGCTCCGGCCGCGGCCATGACCTTGCCGATAAAAGACTTTCTCGAAAGCCCCACGAGAAGCGGCAGTCCCAGGGAACGGAACTCGCCGAGCCTGCCGAGCAGATCGAGGTTGCCGTCCACGTCCTTGCCGAAGCCGATGCCCGGATCGAGGATGAGTCTCTTCGGCTCTATGCCGCTCGATACGGCGAAGGCGACGCGCTCGACGAAAAAGCGGTAGATGTCGGCCACGATGTCGCCATAGGCCGTGTTGAGCTGCATGGTCGCCGGCGTGCCCCTCATGTGCATGAGCACCACGGCGGCGCCGCTCCGCGCGCACAGGGGCGCCATGGCCTCGTCGGCCCGGAGCGCGCTTATGTCGTTTACGATCTGGACCCCCTCCTGTAGCGCCGCCCCGGCGACCTCGGCGCTCGTCGTGTCCACCGAGAGGGGCACGGTGAAGTCGGCGCGCCTTGCGAGGGCCGAGAGCACGGGCACGAGCCGCCGCTTCTGTTCGGCCGGGTCCACGGGCCGGGCGCCGGGCCGGGAGCTCTCGGCGCCGATGTCGATGATGTCGGCGCCCTCCTCGGCCATGGCCACGGCCCGCTCCACCGCCGCGTCGACGTCGGCGTAGCGGCCGCCGTCGTAGAAGGAGTCGGGCGTGACGTTGAGGATCCCCATCACCGCCGTGCGCCGCCGGAGCTCGAGCGTCCCGCTTCGAAGCGGGACGGCGAACTCCACGCGCCCGTGGTCGTCGAGGACCGCCCTTATCTCGGACTCCAGTTCCCCAAGACCGTAGGGCTGGGAGCGGAGCTTGCGCAAAAAGAGGCTCATCTGCCTCTTCGTCCCCGAGAGCAGGGCGTCGGTGCGCTCCACGGCGCAGGAGACGACCCCCTTCGACACGGCCGCCTCGCCGCCGACGGCGAGCATCTCCTGCTTTACGATGTTGGCCTGCGCGGCGCTGAGCCCCTCGACCTTGAGGTTGTAGTGGGTCTGCTTGGGCGCCATGAGCGCCACGCCGACGGGATCGACCCCTATGCGCTCCATCTCGGAGACGAAGCCGCCGGACGCAGCCGCAGCGAGGACCCTCACGCAGAAGCGCCGAGCACCTTTGCGCCCGCCCTTTTCCATGGAAACGATCTCTTCCCCAAAAAAACGGTCCCGGGGGGCTCGACGCCACCGGGACCCTCAGCGTGCCGATCAGCTCTTGCGGCGCATAAGGCGCGGGGCCGCATTCCGCGCCCCCGGCGCCGCCCGGTACTCCGCCTGCGCCGGCGCGGCCGGAGACGGCGGCGGTCCGCCCGGCGGCCGCTCGGCGAAGGACCGCCTACTTGGCCGGCGCTCCGGCCCCGATCCCCTCGCCCGCCGGCAACCCCGGCTCGACGTCGGCCTCGTCCTTGTCGGCGAGTTTCTCCCTCGCCGCCTGTCTCGTCGTCTCCACCGCGGTCCCCTCCTCACCGTCCCCGCCTCCGGCCGCGGGGCCCTCGAGCGCTTCGCCGCGTATGAGCCTGTCTATCTCGTCGCCGTCGAGGACCTCTTTCTTCAGGAGGGCCTCGGCGAGCCTGTGGAGCGCGTCTATATTATCCTCGATGAGCTTTCTCGCCCTCTCGTAGTTCTCCATGACGAGGCTCTTCACCTCGGTGTCGATCTCCACGGCCGTCTTCTCGCTGAAGTCGCGGTGCTGGGCTATCTCGCGGCCCAGGAATATGTGCTCCTCCTTCTTGGCGAAGGCCAGGGGGCCAAGCCGCTCGCTCATCCCCCACTCGCAGACCATCTTGCGGGCGAGCTCCGTGGCGCGCTCGATATCGTTGCCGGCGCCCGTGGTCTGATGGTTGAGCACAAGCTCCTCGGCGACCCGCCCGCCCATGAGCACGGCCAGCTTGTTGGCGAGGTACTCCTTGTTGTAGGTGTGGCGCTCGTCGACGGGGAGCTGCTGCGTAAGGCCGAGGGCCATGCCCCGCGGTATGATGGAGACCTTGTGTATGGGATCGGTGCCCGGGATGAGCCGCGCAACGAGGGTGTGTCCCGCCTCGTGGTAGGCGGTGTTGCGCTTCTCCTCCTCGCTTATGATCATGGACTTGCGCTCGCTGCCCATGAGTATCTTGTCCTTGGCCTCGTCGATGT
The nucleotide sequence above comes from Deltaproteobacteria bacterium. Encoded proteins:
- the folP gene encoding dihydropteroate synthase, which codes for MEKGGRKGARRFCVRVLAAAASGGFVSEMERIGVDPVGVALMAPKQTHYNLKVEGLSAAQANIVKQEMLAVGGEAAVSKGVVSCAVERTDALLSGTKRQMSLFLRKLRSQPYGLGELESEIRAVLDDHGRVEFAVPLRSGTLELRRRTAVMGILNVTPDSFYDGGRYADVDAAVERAVAMAEEGADIIDIGAESSRPGARPVDPAEQKRRLVPVLSALARRADFTVPLSVDTTSAEVAGAALQEGVQIVNDISALRADEAMAPLCARSGAAVVLMHMRGTPATMQLNTAYGDIVADIYRFFVERVAFAVSSGIEPKRLILDPGIGFGKDVDGNLDLLGRLGEFRSLGLPLLVGLSRKSFIGKVMAAAGAGGGGDPLLTGTVAAHAACILAGASILRVHDVAEARAVAAVADALKARL
- a CDS encoding pyridoxine 5'-phosphate synthase, producing the protein MPTLSVNVDHVATVRQARLDTEPDPVAAAYLAELAGADGITVHLREDRRHIQDRDLRLLRETIKTELNLEMAAVDEMGDIAVEVGPDMATLVPERRAELTTEGGLDVDGRFDSLKPFIARLRDAGIRVNLFIDADRAMIERARALGADGVEIHTGPYAERFRRGGHADELERIADAAALASSLGLAVHAGHGLDFRNVRPLLAVREITGYAIGFSIVARSIYVGMEAAVREMARIVKG
- a CDS encoding phosphoglucosamine mutase produces the protein MAEKRLFGTDGVRGIANIEPMTAETALQLGRAIAYVFKKEPRRHRIIIGKDTRLSGYMIEASLMAGVCSMGVDAYITGPLPTPGIAFITSSMRADAGVVISASHNPYQDNGIKFFSRDGFKLPDELELEIEDFIFNSTDEANHRPTASEVGKAYRVNGAIGRYVVFVKNSFPKDLTLDGLRIAIDCANGATYKVAPEAFTELGADVVARRGVKPDGENINLDCGALHPETLAGEVKRSGAHIGIAFDGDGDRCILVDEKGEIVDGDRVLAMSATAMLKEGALNNGTVVATVMSNSALEEVVEGAGGRVVRTRVGDRYVVEEMRRGGYNLGGEQSGHLVYFDHTTTGDGIITAMQVLAMMVRSGRPLSELASILDPYPQVLLNVRVGKKRPLEEMPLLQKALDGVREKLSGRGRAFIRYSGTEPLARITVEGRDSAQIETMAAELADILRKELC